Below is a genomic region from Thermus oshimai DSM 12092.
AACCCCACCGGGGTCTCGTAGACCTCCCGGCCTAGGGCCCGGGCCACCCGGTCCAGGAGGGCGCTGGTCACCGCGGTCTTCCCCACCTTGGCCCCCGGCCAGGGGCGGGTGGTGAAGAGGTGCTCCACGGCCACCGCCAGGTAGTGGTTGGGGTTCATGAGGCCCTTGGGGGTGACGATGCCGTGCCGGTCCGCGTCGGGGTCGTTGCCGATGGCCAGGTCGTAGCGCTCCTTCAGGGCGAGGAGCCCGGCCATGGCGTGGGGGCTGGAGCAGTCCATGCGGATCTTGCCGTCGTGGTCCTGAGGCATGAAGCGGAAGGTGGGGTCCAGGGTGGGGTTCACCACCTCCAGGCCAAGCCCGTAGGCCTCCGCCAGGCGTTCCCAGACCCTAAGGCTCGCCCCGCCCAGGGGGTCCACCCCGATGCGGAGCCCCGCGGCCCGGATGGCCTCGAGGTCCACCGCCTCCTTCACCCTCTCCAGGTAGAGCCCCGCGTAGTCAAAGGGCACCGCCTGGGCCAGGGCCTCGGCCAGGGGGACGCGCCGCACCCCTTTGAGCCCCTCGGCCAGCAGGGCGTTGGCCCGCTCCTCCAGGGCCCGGGTCACCCGGGCGTCCGCGGGGCCCCCCGTGGGGGGGTTGTACTTGAAGCCCCCGTCCTCCGGGGGGTTGTGGCTGGGGGTGAGGAGGACCCCGTCGGCCTTGGCGGGGTGGCGGGCGTTGTGCTCCAGGATGGCCAGGGAGACGAGGGGCGTGGGGGTGTAGGCCCCGTCGGCCTCCACCCGGACCTCGAGGCCGTTGGCCACGAACACCCGAAGGGCCGTGGCCCAGGCGGGCTCGGAGAGGGCGTGGGTGTCCTTGGCCAGAAAGAGGGGCCCCGTGGCCCCAAAGGAGGCCCTTAGGTCGGCCACGGCCTGGGCCAAGGCCAGGACGTGGGCCTCGTTGAAGGTGCGCCTTAGGGAGGTGCC
It encodes:
- a CDS encoding alpha-D-glucose phosphate-specific phosphoglucomutase, with product MDLLKLLTLYYEEAPDPKNPLERVAFGTSGHRGTSLRRTFNEAHVLALAQAVADLRASFGATGPLFLAKDTHALSEPAWATALRVFVANGLEVRVEADGAYTPTPLVSLAILEHNARHPAKADGVLLTPSHNPPEDGGFKYNPPTGGPADARVTRALEERANALLAEGLKGVRRVPLAEALAQAVPFDYAGLYLERVKEAVDLEAIRAAGLRIGVDPLGGASLRVWERLAEAYGLGLEVVNPTLDPTFRFMPQDHDGKIRMDCSSPHAMAGLLALKERYDLAIGNDPDADRHGIVTPKGLMNPNHYLAVAVEHLFTTRPWPGAKVGKTAVTSALLDRVARALGREVYETPVGFKYFVEGLLGGWLGFGGEESAGASFLRQDGRPFTTDKDGILLGLLAAEITAKRGKDPGVLYEELAERLGRPFYARKDLPIPPEAKARLKALDPKALPLAAGEILTHAPGNGEPLGGLKVVTEGGWFALRPSGTEDLVKVYAESFQGPEHLEALLEAALELLNALL